In a genomic window of Rhinolophus ferrumequinum isolate MPI-CBG mRhiFer1 chromosome 2, mRhiFer1_v1.p, whole genome shotgun sequence:
- the S100B gene encoding protein S100-B isoform X1, with translation MRPLLSVLPLRTLQPGVTRRSHQDHDVSGEPLLFSLGDACPLWTPRMSELEKAVVALIDVFHRYSGREGDKHKLKKSELKELINNELSHFLEVLPRRP, from the exons ATGCGGCCCCTGCTCAGCGTCCTGCCACTTAGGACACTGCAGCCAGGAGTGACCAGGAGGAGCCACCAAGACCACGACGTGAGTGGGGAacctctgctcttctccctcgggg ACGCCTGTCCTCTGTGGACCCCTAGGATGTCTGAGCTGGAGAAGGCCGTGGTGGCTCTCATTGACGTTTTCCATCGATATTCTGGAAGGGAGGGCGACAAGCACAAGCTGAAGAAATCTGAACTCAAGGAGCTCATCAACAATGAGCTTTCCCACTTCTTGGAG GTGCTGCCACGGAGGCCGTAA
- the S100B gene encoding protein S100-B isoform X2, whose product MSELEKAVVALIDVFHRYSGREGDKHKLKKSELKELINNELSHFLEEIKEQEVVDKVMETLDNDGDGECDFQEFMAFVAMVTTACHEFFEHE is encoded by the exons ATGTCTGAGCTGGAGAAGGCCGTGGTGGCTCTCATTGACGTTTTCCATCGATATTCTGGAAGGGAGGGCGACAAGCACAAGCTGAAGAAATCTGAACTCAAGGAGCTCATCAACAATGAGCTTTCCCACTTCTTGGAG GAAATCAAAGAACAAGAGGTTGTGGACAAAGTCATGGAAACACTGGATAACGATGGAGACGGCGAGTGTGACTTCCAGGAATTTATGGCTTTCGTTGCCATGGTTACCACTGCCTGCCATGAGTTCTTTGAACACGAGTGA